A portion of the Salminus brasiliensis chromosome 9, fSalBra1.hap2, whole genome shotgun sequence genome contains these proteins:
- the LOC140561934 gene encoding uncharacterized protein isoform X1: MASVRSCSSPQSEMSQETPTNTDKKRTHICSVCWKSFSKQSHLQQHLLIHTGEKPFLCSECGRSFIRQSSLKTHQLIHTGERPYSCSECGKSFTRLSSLKTHQIIHTGEQLYYCTECGKSFNHQRNFQRHQHVHTQEKPFSCSDCGKGFTRQDVLKLHQRIHTGEKPYSCSECGRSFNYLNNFQAHQRIHTGQRPYSCSECGKSFNTQSNLQTHQRIHTGEKPYCCSECGKGFITYYNLKIHQRVHTGEKPYHCSDCGKSFSEQSTLQKHQRIHTGEKPYCCSECGKSFREQSNFQKHQRIHKKETYFCSKCEKNFRLLRSFNTHTCCKTSEELV; this comes from the coding sequence ATGGCGTCTGTGAGGAGCTGCAGTAGTCCCCAGTCAGAAATGTCTCAGGAAACACCGACAAATACAGATAAGAAGAGAACACACATCTGCTCAGTGTGTTGGAAGAGTTTTAGTAAACAGAGTCATCTGCAAcagcacctgctcattcacacaGGGGAAAAGCCGTTTTTGTGCTCTGAGTGCGGGAGGAGTTTTATCAGGCAAAGTTCTCTTAAAACGCACCAGCTTATTCACACGGGAGAAAGACCGTATTcttgctcagagtgtgggaagagtttcacCCGACTAAGTTCTCTAAAAACACACCAGattattcacactggagagcaACTCTATTACTGTACAGAGTGCGGGAAGAGTTTTAACCATCAGAGAAACTTCCAACGACACCAGCATGTTCATACACAAGAGAAGCCATTTTCCTGCTCAGATTGTGGAAAGGGCTTTACCCGCCAAGATGTCCTGAAATTacatcagcgcattcacacaggagagaagccgtactcctgctcagagtgtggaagGAGTTTTAATTATCTAAATAATTTCCAAGCacatcagcgcattcacacgGGACAGAGGCCGTATtcctgctcagagtgtgggaagagtttcaatACTCAGAGCAATCTCCAGACCCACCAAcgtattcacacaggagagaaaccgtattgCTGCTCAGAGTGCGGGAAGGgttttattacttattataaCCTTAAAATCCATCAGCGCGTTCACACGGGGGAgaagccgtatcactgctcagattgtGGAAAGAGTTTCAGTGAGCAGAGTACTCTGcaaaaacaccagcgcattcacacggGCGAGAAGCCGTACTGCTGCTcggagtgtgggaagagttttaggGAGCAGAGTAATTTTCAGAagcaccagcgcattcacaaaAAAGAGACATATTTCTGCTCCAAATGTGAGAAGAACTTCAGACTTCTCCGATCtttcaatacacacacatgctgtaaGACATCTGAAGAGTTGGTTTAG